CGTAATCTTGTATTTTCTACCTCTACCCTTGTCCTATAAGTTTTGCTAACAATCTGATCCCCGTCAGGGATAAATATTAGACCTCTTGCAAAAGTCTTTCGTGATATAATAAAGGGTTATTTATTTTTGCCAATACTCTCACGAGACAGCGATCGCCACAATGAGATAGTGTTGCCAGCGTAATAAAAGAGTTTTTTGGTGATACTGTTTAAAATCTGTCCTTAATAGATAAAAAACAGAATAAGAGTAGGAAATTTGCCGAAACGAATAGGTTATGTCGAAAGAAATTTAAGCGTTTAACGGGAATGAGTCGCCGAAATTTCTATCTGATTGTTAACATCATTAAAGAATACGAAAAAAAGAAGAATAAGCTGGGTCGTCCTTGTAGATTAATCCCAGAAGATCAGGTTTTAATAGCTATTCAATACTGGCGGGAATATCGGACTTATTTTCACATTGGGTGCGAGTGGGGAGTCTCAGAGTCGATGGTTTGTCGAACTGTGCATAAAGTCGAAAACTTATTGATAAAATCGGGAAAATTATCCCTACCTGGACAAAAAGAATTAAGAAAATTATCCGACCCAGACACCGTTCTAGTCATCGATGTGATGGAAAGTCCTATTGAAAGACCAAAGAAAGGGCAAAAAGGGTTTTAAGTACCTAAGCAAAATTAATTACACATATCTAAACACCTCTTGCCTCTTGCAAGAGTGCCTCTTGCCTATCTTCACTAGGAAATTAATTTTGCACGACTACTTATAGTGGAAAACAAAAGGAACATACTTTGAAGACGCAGGTGATTATTGATTTAAAAACGAAGAAGATAATGTGTTTAAGGCATGGAAAAGGAAGAATGCACGATTTTAAATTATTCCAAAAAAGTCAAGTAAAATTAC
This Microcystis wesenbergii NRERC-220 DNA region includes the following protein-coding sequences:
- a CDS encoding helix-turn-helix domain-containing protein, giving the protein MSRRNFYLIVNIIKEYEKKKNKLGRPCRLIPEDQVLIAIQYWREYRTYFHIGCEWGVSESMVCRTVHKVENLLIKSGKLSLPGQKELRKLSDPDTVLVIDVMESPIERPKKGQKGF